From a region of the Coregonus clupeaformis isolate EN_2021a unplaced genomic scaffold, ASM2061545v1 scaf1445, whole genome shotgun sequence genome:
- the LOC123487059 gene encoding mediator of RNA polymerase II transcription subunit 28-like: protein MSSSMGSGMFPGQQPAGPHPVGGPGQPGLLPGGAPGNRVQGPNTLVDDLEASFEACFASLVSQDYVNGTDQEEIRTGVDQCIQKFLDVARQTECFFLQKRLQLSVQKPEQVVKEDVSELRNELQRKELLVQKHLSKLHHWQQVLEDVSVQHRKPSDLPPPGPLAFLEQASASLPPAPLKQT, encoded by the exons ATGTCTTCCTCTATGGGCAGCGGGATGTTCCCCGGCCAGCAGCCCGCTGGTCCTCACCCTGTCGGCGGCCCGGGTCAGCCGGGACTACTGCCCGGAGGAGCTCCAGGGAACAGGGTCCAGGGCCCCAACACTCTGGTAGACGACCTGGAGGCTTCTTTCGAG GCTTGCTTTGCTTCCCTAGTAAGTCAAGACTACGTGAACGGAACCGACCAGGAAGAAATTCGGACAG gtGTGGATCAGTGTATTCAGAAGTTTCTGGATGTtgccagacagacagaatgtTTCTTCCTGCAGAAGCGTCTTCAGCTATCAGTCCAGAAACCTGAGCAGGTGGTCAAAGAG gatGTGTCTGAGCTGCGGAATGAACTCCAGAGGAAAGAGCTGCTGGTCCAGAAACACCTGTCTAAGCTTCACCACTGGCAGCAG GTTCTGGAGGATGTCAGTGTCCAGCATCGTAAACCGTCAGACCTCCCGCCACCTGGACCCCTGGCCTTTCTGGAACAGGCCTCTGCTAGTCTGCCCCCTGCACCACTCAAACAGACCTAA